Genomic DNA from Candidatus Hydrogenedentota bacterium:
GGTTCGGGTGCCCAGGGCCTTTCATAGCGCCTGTTCGCGCGCGCATCACCCTGCAGCCGCCCGAACGCTACGCGATGCCCGCAGCGCGTTGATGTGCCCAGCGCATCGCTTTTATACTCGGCAGGCAGCACATTGAGAAGGCTGTCTACGACCGGAGGCCTCGGCATGACGTCTGTGTATCGGTTTTGGTTTACTGCAATCGCTCTGGCGGCGTGTCTGGGCGTTCTTGCCGGAAATCCCGCGCCAGCGGAGGAAGCCGCTCCTGCATCGTGCGAGCCAATCACCCCGAACGCATTCCAGGGTTCCGACATTGAACGCATCAACCAGGCCATTGCGGCAGCGGCAGCTTCCGGCAGGCGCGTTGTGATTCCACGAACCAATCACGCCGCGGATGGCTCCCGCGCTGTCTGGCTGCTTGACTCGGCGATACTCGTTCAAAGCGGCACGACGCTCGAACTCGAGAACTGCCATATCAAACTCTCCGACCGCTGCCGCGACAACTTCATCCGCAGCGCAAACTGTGGCCTCGGCATCGCTGAAATCGCCCCGCTGTACGATATCCACATCCGGGGCATCGGGAACGCGCTGCTCGAGGGCGCAGACCGCCCACGCGCCACCGGCGACAGCGCCAAGACTCTCGGAGAACGGACCTATGGCACGGACGCGGGCGTCGAGGGAGAAAGCCAGACCGGCGATTGGAGAAACATCGGCATCCTGATAGCGTTCGTCGAACGCTTCAGCATCGAGAACATCCGAATGGTCGACTCCCACGCATGGGCTATTTCGCTCGAACGCTGCGCGTTCGGCAGGGTCCGCGACGTCGACTTCGCGTCCACCGGACAGAAAGCCATCGACGGCAAGACCGAAACGATTCTCAATCAGGACGGGTTGGACCTACGACAGGGCTGCCACGATATCCTCATCGAAAACATCACCGGATACTCCGGCGACGATCTTATCGCGCTCACCAACATTCTCACGGCTGGCGCTGAGGCCGGCTCCACCGAATCGACCATGGTGAGCGCCGCCATCGACCGCGGAAATGGAACAGACGACATCCGCAATATCACGCTGCGAAACATCCGCGGATATTGCGCCGGCGGCCATCACATCGTCCGGTTCCTCAACGCCAGCGGCCTGAAAATTCACGACGTCATCCTGGACGGGCTCATCGATACCTCCGGCTCGACGAAACCGTGCCGCGCCGCGCTCAAGATCGGCGACAACAATCCGAAGTGGGGCGGCGTCACCCCCTTGGGCGATACCTGCCGCATCTTCGTCAACAACATCATGAGCCGCTCGCAGCACACCATTCTCATCGCCGGCTCGCTCTCCGAATCCATCATCACGAATGTGATCAAGTACGACGCGGAAGGGCCCCCTATCACTTACGAATCCGGCGAAAACAACGTCCGCAACGTCCTCATCTCAAACGTGCGCGAGATGGTTCCTCCGCGGGAATGATACGGCAGCGTTCCCCCTCGCCGCCCAGCCGCGCCGCAGAAACGAATGCACCGTCCCGGTGAAGCGGGGTCTCACCGCAAAACGCTGTCGGCCAGCACGGATTTTTCGCCCTGGCTCTGCAGGATCTTGTCGAACTCGGCCAATTCCGCGTCTTCCACGATGGTGTAAGGAAACTGCTTGACCTCGCGCTGATCGAGCATCTGGACAAGCCCTTTCTCGAAATCCGACTTGCTCGCGGCAATCACCTGGCATCCGAGCGACACGTTGGGTTTGAGGGGCGTTTCGCTGTTTATCGGGCGCTTCGCATATGCCGAATGGATGTTCGCCCCCGTAATCTGCTGTTCGCCTTTGACCCCGACCCTCGTTCCAGGCGCCGCGTTCCCCAGAAGACGGTACGCGGGATCCGTGCCCCGGTGCTTGCCCCGGACGTACGTGACCTGTTTTGATTTCAACCGCCCGACCCCTTTGTCCTGGCTGCTGGACTCCGTAGTCATCCGGTATTCAAACACCTCGGGCGGCGCCGAAGGCGACTCGACGACCAGATACATGGTGTCGTCATACGTCTTGTTCGAGTTTGTCGACAACCCCCTGTCGAAATCCAGCCCCCGGACAGCGATGGCATTCGCAGCGGGTTTGTTGCCCTCGGGCCCGGCCCAATCTCCCCCCTTGAGAGCGACTATCAGCCGCGCCTCCATCGCAATGGCCTTCGCGTCCACCTCCTCATAGACACGCCGAAACGAATTCTTCGCGTCCGCCTGTACAGGTTCCGGCACTTNNNNNNNNNNNNNNNNNNNNNNNNNNNNNNNNNNNNNNNNNNNNNNNNNNNNNNNNNNNNNNNNNNNNNNNNNNNNNNNNNNNNNNNNNNNNNNNNNNNNGCGTGCCTTTCTCATGACGAGACTTCCCTGCGCCCTCATTGGGATTCAACCATTTTCTATACATAATGATACCATCCCGCCCGAGAAACGAAACCAGAAAAGTCCGTGCCCCGGTCCGGACCCGTCCCAGGACGGGGGTTCTCTGCCGCGAAGAAGGCCGAGAATGCAAACCGGACCCTTTTCTCAAATCCGTCAACATCTGGTAGCATGTGCCACAAACCTGAACCGTTACGTGAGCCATCGTGGAGTATGCTCTGGAGGTTCTCCCCCATGATCCATCGCAGACTGCCCACATTCAGGACCATTGTCATTGTCTGCTTGCTGCTGACTGTGCTGGCGCCCGCATCAAGGTCCTATGCCGCTGTTCCCAATTCCCAGCCCATACTCGAGAATGTAGGGCTGCGGGTGGCTTTTGACGGGGCAACCGGCCAACTCGCCGAATTCACCGATACGCGAAATGGCCATGCATTTCTCGACCCTGCCGCCGGCGGCGAACTCTGGTCGCTTCAGTTTCTGCCGCCGTCGCCGATCAGCGAACTCATGCCCGCCAATGCCAAATCCTTTGTCTGCAAACGCCAGGAAGGCCCGAATGACATCCTCGTGCTCACCTGGCAGGAATTCAATGTTGCGGAGGCGCCCGGCCTGCAGGTCACCGTTACGGTCTCGCTCGACACGGAAAACCCCACGGCATACTGGACCATCGCCATCGAGAACACGGCGAACCTCCTCCTTGCTTCGCTTCGGTTTCCGCGAATTCCCGGTATCGCCGCTCAGGAAAGCGAGCGCCTCGCCGCGCCAATCTGGATGGGACAGCTCGCCGAAGACCCGCGCCGCTTCCTCTCTAACCCCGAAAAGCCGGGACGCATGGAGTGGGAGTATCCGGGACTGCTCTCGCTGCAGTGCGTCGCTCTGTATCGCGAGAACGGCCCGGGGATCTTTCTCAGCGCCGATGACACGGCGGCTTTCGCGAAGCGGTTCTGCGTGTTCGGCGGTGCTGGCGGCCGCCTGGGCTTCGAGGTCCTGCACCTTCCCCAGGGCGGATCGGGTGGAGAAAGACGGTATGAGCCCCCGTACCGCTTGGCGCTGGGCGCGTTCGAGGGTGATTGGTTCGCGGCAGCCGAACGATACCGTCAATGGGCCTTGAATCAGCCGTGGGCCAAAGAAGCCCGGCTGAAGACAAATGCCGTCGAGGACTGGGCTGCCGCTACGGGACTCTGGGTATGGAATCGCGGCCGGTCAGCACAGGTCCTTGGCCCTGCCTTGGATTTGCAGGAACAGTCGGGCGTTCCCGTGAGCGTTTTCTGGCACTGGTGGCACGGATGCCCGTACGACATCGGTTTCCCCGAATACCTGCCGCCGCGTGAAGGAGCGGAGGCGTTTCGCGACGCCGTGAAGAAAGCCCGCGACGCCGGAGTCAACGCGATGGTTTACATGAACCAGCGGCTCTGGGGAATGACTACCGCCAGCTGGGAAGCGGAAGGCGCCGAACGGTACGCCGTCAAAGGTCCCGATGGC
This window encodes:
- a CDS encoding DUF6259 domain-containing protein is translated as MIHRRLPTFRTIVIVCLLLTVLAPASRSYAAVPNSQPILENVGLRVAFDGATGQLAEFTDTRNGHAFLDPAAGGELWSLQFLPPSPISELMPANAKSFVCKRQEGPNDILVLTWQEFNVAEAPGLQVTVTVSLDTENPTAYWTIAIENTANLLLASLRFPRIPGIAAQESERLAAPIWMGQLAEDPRRFLSNPEKPGRMEWEYPGLLSLQCVALYRENGPGIFLSADDTAAFAKRFCVFGGAGGRLGFEVLHLPQGGSGGERRYEPPYRLALGAFEGDWFAAAERYRQWALNQPWAKEARLKTNAVEDWAAATGLWVWNRGRSAQVLGPALDLQEQSGVPVSVFWHWWHGCPYDIGFPEYLPPREGAEAFRDAVKKARDAGVNAMVYMNQRLWGMTTASWEAEGAERYAVKGPDGKVHPETYNTFKPAPCAAMCMGTPFWRDKYAGLAQQVVNDLGVSAIYMDQACLSLACYDPAHGHPIGGGTYWMNGFRMLQADIRERCHAEPDPAATARPASRNVVLAGEGCGEAWLPYLDLMLSLQVSMERYAQPGVWEPIPFFHAVYHGYAIFFGNYSSLTMPPYDDLWPAEFAPKKPLELLDTKFSQQFRLEQARAFVWGQQPTIANFLPEHFGQRPAEIAYLTRLAKVRLQGLKYLLHGTMLRPPALGILDQEIDISRLSIYAGQQNALKQYRKSCPRVMASAWQAADGGVAVVLANVSDDPQPVSVDLSRGLYPIPASCTIARLDADGSREIGPIGGEPRLELTLPPAEACIYEFTVK